The Paenibacillus mucilaginosus 3016 genome includes the window TCTCCGCCCGAATCCGGGTCCCTTATAAAAACGGTGGACTCCCTCCCGGTGAAACCCCAAATCGAGCTCCACCTTCCTGCACCCGTTCGCCCCCGCGATCCCGGGACAGCTCCTCGATCAGCGTACGCCCGATGCCCCTGCCGCGCATCCTCTCTTCCACGACGAGTGCCGTAATGCGGCCCACATACGACTCCTGCCAAAAACGGTTCTTGATGACCATCGAACCGAATCCGACGGCCCGCCCTTCCTCCTCCGCAATTAATCCGCAGATGATCCGCCGCGGCTCCCAAACTTCTCCGGTATACCTCAAGGGTCAGGTCCGAGTCGAGCGTTCTCCCGGGCCACAGCTCCCCCAGCAGCCCCGTCACCCGGGCCGCCTCCTCCGAAGTCGCACGGGGAGTAATCATGAAGCCTCTCCCTCTTTTGTATGTACTTTTCCTGTCACGCATCGTGTCGGCTCCTGCCTTGGCTTGATTCTTTAGTCCGAAACCAACCCTCCATGGGATGGGGTGTTCGCCGGACACTCTGCTCTTGATTAGAATTTATTCCATGGGCACCAGATCTTTTCCTCTTTTTGGAAGACAATGAACTGATGGATTGCGCATCCGCTGAACCATCCGCCAAGGCACCACTGTAACGAAACCATTTTCGTTACTTAAGTGATATCCCGTACGGTTATAAGATCGGGAGATTTTCGGAGTGCTCCCCTTCCATTGACCGCCATTTCATCCCTGGGATACAATGAGAGCAGCCTGTTTTAGCGAAAAGGTTTCGGAACAAACCAAACAAAGGTGGGTCCAGCAGCGTGAATATCAAAACCGTGGCCAAGCTGGCGGGCGTATCCGTCTCGACCGTCTCGAAGATCATCAACAATTACAGCGACATCTCCGCCGAAACGCGGGAGAAGGTGCTGGGCATTATGAAAGAGACCGGCTACATTCCGTCGAATTCGGCCAAAACGCTGGCCACCAAAAAATCGGGGCTCATCGGGGTCGTGTTTGCGGGGAAGCTCAACATCGATTTTACCCATCCGTTCTTCGTGGGGGTGCTCAACGCGTTCAAAAGGCAGATGGGTCTGCTCGGGTACGACCTGCTCTTCTTCTCGAACGAGAAGTTCCATGCCTCCGGTGAGGATTATTTGGCCCGCTGCCGGCACTTCCAGGTGGAAGGCTGCATTCTGCTCTCCGGCCAGGAGCTCGAGCCGGCCATCCATGAGCTGGACCGCAGCCCCATTCCCTGCATCGGCGTGGACCTGATGCTCTCCGGGGCGAGCTCCGGCCACATCATGTCCGACAGCGAGCGGATGGCGGCCCAGGTCGTCGAGCACTTTTTATCTGCTCGGCTACCGGGACATCGGCTATCTCGGCGCCTCGGCGTATTATCACATCTCGTCGATGCGGGAGGCGGGGCTATTGAAGTCGCTCGACCGCTGGGGACTGCCGATGCAGCCGGACTGGTTCATTCACGGCGACGACTTCTCCGAGAGCAGCGGCTGCGAGGCCATGAAGCGGCTGATCGCGGGCGGGAGCCTGCCGCGGGCCCTCTTCGCCGGATCGGATCATCTCGCGATCGGAGCGATCCGCGCGCTCATGGAACACGGCCTGCAGGTGCCGGGCGATGTGGCGGTCATCGGCTGCGACGACGTCGAGGCCGCCAGGTATGTCAGCCCCCCGCTGACAACCATCCGGCAGAACAAGGACAAGATCGGCAAGCTCGCCGCCATGATGCTCTACGATCTCATCAACAACCAGATGAGATCAAGCAGCGTTCTGGTCGAGCCGGAGCTGATCGTGCGCGCGTCGTGCGGCGCCCGCCGGGAGGGGTAGCGCCGGCGGACGCGTACCGGCGAGCAGGAGGCACGCGGGCCTGCTGCACAGCGGCGGGCCGTGCGAAGGTGGCACGCTCGACTGCGCTCGGGCATGCCCCGCGGGCCGGCTGGATGTTAGCGTGCGGGGGGCTGCCACGGGGGGGCTGCCACGAGGGGGCTGCTCCACTGCGCTCGGGCATGCCAGCAGGCCTGCTGAGTGTCAGCGTGCGGGGGGCTCTGCCACGGGGGGCTGCTCGACTGCGCTAAACCATCGCGCTTGCTGCAAGGCAGCTAGCCAAGCGCCTTCTCCTGCATCAGCTCGACTGCGTGCAGAAAGTTCCGCGAGCCCGCTGCATAACATTCGAGCGGCTGCTCCACTGCGCTCGGGCATGCCCAGCGGGCCTGCAGGATGTCAGCATTTCCACCCAGAAACCAAATAACGGAACTCAGATGTCTTATTTGCCTGAAAAAGAAGCCCTCGCAGCAAATAGCGGAACTACGATTCTTTATTCCGCCTTTTATGCCAGCAGAACCCCCTCTAGGCGTACAATAGCGCATCTGAGTTCCGTTATTTTCATTTTCACCTTGCATTGGGCCCCGATAACGCATCTGAGTTCCGTTATTTCAACCCGGGCCCGGGAGGTCACCCCAGAACTGCCAGTCCGAGCACAAAAATACACCTTGCTCTCTGCCACTCTCCTTCTCCCCGGCTGCCTTTCCTCTCTACTCCTACTCCTACACTCCACCGCTCAGCTCAGCCGCTCTCGCTCTCCATCGCTGCCTCCTCCGCTCTGCATTCTCACTTCACCGCTGGTTCCCCCTCCCTCTACCCTGCTCTTCTGTCCATCTCCATTCCCCCATCCCTGCACTCCCCTGACTTCCCTCTACTTTCCTCTCTACTCCTACTCCTCCGCTCCACCGCTCAGCTCAGCCGCTCTCGCTCTCCATCGTCGCCGGCTCCGCTCTGCATTCTCACTTCACCGCTGGTTCCCCCTCCCTCTACCCTGCTCTTCTGTCCATCTCCATTCCCCCATCCCTGCACTCCCCTGACTTCCCTCTACTGTCCTCTCTACTCCTACTCCTCCACTCCATACTCTCCAACTCAGCCTTACTCGTTCTCCCTTTCCTTCACCGTCCCCCTTGACTTCCCTCTACTACACTTTTTCTCCTACTCCTCCCCCCACTTTCCATCTCAGCCGCTCTCGCTCTCCATCGCCGCCCGCTCCGTTCTGCATTCTCACTTCACCGCTATTGCCCCCTCCCCCTACCCTGCTCCACTGTCCATCTCATCTTCCACTCCCCCTGCTTCCAACTCTCCCTCACTCCCTCCTCACTCCCTCCACTTTCCCTGCTTTTCCTCCCAATGCTCCAGTTCCATCACCATCCCCCCGCTGCCTCCCCCGCCCAAAAACCCATAAGTCCTCCCCTCTGCTGTACCCGTCCCCGCCCCCGCAAACGCCAAAAGAGCCAACATCCGAAGACG containing:
- a CDS encoding GNAT family N-acetyltransferase, with product MRYTGEVWEPRRIICGLIAEEEGRAVGFGSMVIKNRFWQESYVGRITALVVEERMRGRGIGRTLIEELSRDRGGERVQEGGARFGVSPGGSPPFL